Sequence from the Cucumis sativus cultivar 9930 chromosome 1, Cucumber_9930_V3, whole genome shotgun sequence genome:
ACCATATCAACTCGTTGGGTCCACTGTATCAGACCCCTTGGATGATTATAAGAAATCTGTTGTATCGATTATAGAGGAATACTTTAGTACTGGCGACGTGGAATTGGCAGCATCTGACCTTGGAGATCTAGGCAAAAGTGACTATCATCCTTACTTCATTAAACGGCTAGTATCTATGGCAATGGACAGACACGATAAGGAGAAGGAAATGGCTTCAGTTCTTCTCTCAGCTTTGTATGCTGATGTTATCAGTCCTGCCCATATAAGAGATGGATTTTTTATGTTACTAGAATCTGCTGATGATCTTGCAGTCGATATATTGGATGCAGTCGATATCCTTGCTTTGTTCTTAGCTCGTGCTGTAGTTGATGACATACTTCCCCCAGCATTTCTAGCCAGGGCAAGGAAGGCCTTGTCGGATTCATCTAAAGGAACTCAGGCTATTCAGACTGCTGAGAAGAGCTATCTCTCAGCTCCTCATCATGCAGAGCttgtggagaagaaatggggAGGCAGCACACACTTTACAGTTGaggaagtgaagaaaaaaattgcttaTCTCTTGAGGGAATATGTTGAGAATGGAGATACTTTTGAGGCTTGCAGGTGTATAAGACAGTTAGGTGTTACATTCTTTCACCATGAGGTTGTTAAGAGGGCTTTGACTCTTGCCATGGAAATTCGAACAGCAGAACCCCTTATACTGAAACTTCTGAAGGAAGCTGCTGAGGAAGGTCTTATAAGTTCAAGTCAAATGGTCAAGGGATTTTCTCGGTTGGCAGAGAGCCTGGATGACCTTGCTCTTGACATACCATCAGCGAAATCTTTGTATGAATCGTTGATACCAAGGGCCATATCTGAAGGATGGCTTGATGGTTCCTTTGTGAAATCTTCAGTGGAAGATGCGGATATTGGATCgaaagatgaaaaattgagGCGCTACAAGGAAGAGGTTGTGACTATTATTCatgaatattttctttctgatGACATTCCTGAATTAATACGGAGCCTAGAAGATCTGGGTGCACCCGAGTATAACCCAGTCTTTTTGAAGAGACTTATTACACTAGCAATGGATAggaaaaacagagaaaaagaaatggctTCGGTGCTCCTTTCAGCTCTTCATATTGAGATATTTTCTACAGAGGATATAGTCAATGGTTTTGTGTTGCTATTGGAGTCTGCAGAAGATACAGCGCTAGACATCTTGGATGCATCAAATGAGCTTGCTCTCTTCCTGGCCAGAGCTGTGATCGACGATGTTTTAGCTCCTCTGAATCTGGAGGATATTGCTAGCAGGTTGATCCCGAATTGTACTGGAAGTGAGACTGTCCGAATGGCACGGTCATTAATTGCAGCTCGTCATGCTGGTGAAAGGCTTTTGAGATGCTGGGGTGGTGGAACTGGCTGGGCAGTGGAGGATGCGAAGGACAAGATTCAGAAACTCTTGGAGGAGTATGAAAGTGGAGGCGTCGTGAGTGAAGCTTGCCAGTGTATCCGTGATCTAGGGATGCCTTTCTTCAACCATGAGGTTGTGAAGAAAGCATTGGTTATGGccatggagaagaaaaatgacagGATTCTAGATCTGCTGCAGGCATGCTTCAATGTCGGCCTGATCACCATCAACCAAATGACTAAAGGCTTCTCTAGAATCAAAGACAGCCTCGACGATCTCGCACTTGACATTCCAAATGCAAGCAAGAAGTTCACATCCTACGTGGAGCATGCCCAGAAGAAAGGATGGCTCTTACCGTCATTCGGATCATCTGCTGGTGCAGATTCTTCACTGCTCTTGTCTGCAGCTTCCtgagggaaagaaaagaaaacgaagTTTTAGATTGTTTGTCTCATGCATGTTGTTGCCTCATAATTCTCTCTACACCGTCTCAAATTCGCCATGAGCGCTGCTGCTTTGCTCATTCAAGGTAGCAGTAGATTAGATAAGTGATGGGGTCTTTTtgcttccttcttcctcctcaTGATgatgctttttctttcttctttctttctttctttctttctttctttttctttagcGGTGGTCTGATAGGAGATAATATGATGATCCTTTGCCATTGTATAAATATCggtttctgttttcttttcttttcttttcatctctttaGGCAAAAAATGTTGTGATAATCTCATGTTGTTTAGACAGGATCTTTTATAACTCATAATATGCTGCTGCTTCGCACAACATGGAAAGGGTTGGTGGACAGTACTTTTCACTAATCACTACTAATTTTCTCCACATGGTTTTAGACCTTTTTCAGCTTCTTTCGTTTCTTCTAATTTGAtctcttgtttatttttgtattttagcCTTAGGTCTTTCAATTATGGgcatgctttttctttttatgtaaatGCCTATTTTTGGCTAGTCCTCAAGATTTTGAAGTTCACAAAATTAACGAGACTTTATTCTTgcaatttaatatttctaaGGGCACAAAGCTTCGTTCGGATTGAGTGTTCATAGACATTTTTGTTGCACTTATAAGTACAGGCtggttttaatttatgtttttatcattGGAAGAAATTGATGGTTTTTTTcaagttgaaatttatttgtattacCATAAAGTAGTTTGGCCACATCGGCACTTAGCTTCTAAACTATCGTTAACCTGAGCATAGGTTACACATATGGGTAAAAAAGACT
This genomic interval carries:
- the LOC101209979 gene encoding MA3 DOMAIN-CONTAINING TRANSLATION REGULATORY FACTOR 1; its protein translation is MASNEGFLTEEQREVLKIASQNVDVLSSSPKSPKGSLPEYHIKAPAGGKVSAPGVGVKHVRRSHSGKYIRVKKDGAGGKGTWGKLLDTDGDSHIDRNDPNYDSGEEPYQLVGSTVSDPLDDYKKSVVSIIEEYFSTGDVELAASDLGDLGKSDYHPYFIKRLVSMAMDRHDKEKEMASVLLSALYADVISPAHIRDGFFMLLESADDLAVDILDAVDILALFLARAVVDDILPPAFLARARKALSDSSKGTQAIQTAEKSYLSAPHHAELVEKKWGGSTHFTVEEVKKKIAYLLREYVENGDTFEACRCIRQLGVTFFHHEVVKRALTLAMEIRTAEPLILKLLKEAAEEGLISSSQMVKGFSRLAESLDDLALDIPSAKSLYESLIPRAISEGWLDGSFVKSSVEDADIGSKDEKLRRYKEEVVTIIHEYFLSDDIPELIRSLEDLGAPEYNPVFLKRLITLAMDRKNREKEMASVLLSALHIEIFSTEDIVNGFVLLLESAEDTALDILDASNELALFLARAVIDDVLAPLNLEDIASRLIPNCTGSETVRMARSLIAARHAGERLLRCWGGGTGWAVEDAKDKIQKLLEEYESGGVVSEACQCIRDLGMPFFNHEVVKKALVMAMEKKNDRILDLLQACFNVGLITINQMTKGFSRIKDSLDDLALDIPNASKKFTSYVEHAQKKGWLLPSFGSSAGADSSLLLSAAS